GTCTAAATTAAGTTTCGAACAACATGtttgttatctttttctgcCGTGCCTTTTCCCATTTATTTGGAGGCGGCGTTTTCACCAAGACAATCTTTCCTGGGTTGTCTGGTCATTGATTTAAGCCTCAATAATGATACAGGGATTTACATCTATTCTAATGTTATAAAGAAGAAAGATTTGATTTTTgcattgaataggctccgaaagtactggaccaatttgaaaaattctttcaccattaaatTAGAATCCTACATCCCTAATGAACATAGGCGatagaatattttcaaaaaagttaTGGATCTGTATAAATGAGACATTTACTCCGCCGTCGACACATTTTAATTGACTGGGTGGTTCGAAGTTCGCTGGGCTAGCTAGTTAAGAAatatatttgtattgtattgagTTACCGATGTCGCACATGCAGCTGTGCATGCCCTGCGTCTCGCAGTAGGGCACGCACGTGCCGTTGCGGCAGCGCCCGCGCTCCGCGCACTCGTGCTCGTCCGCTATCGCCGGCGCCTGTGAACACGACGCAAAGTTAACCCTTGGAAACATAATGGCGCGAGTACACTATGCTGGAATTTGATCGTGACGTATAGTGTAAACACGCATTTCGGTTAGTTTTGATGCGCGATGCCACAACAAGGGCTTcagcggaagaccagcttcttgacatgcccATACGAGCATATCAAGATAAATGCTGCCGCCTGTTGTCGCAGTGGCCCACTAATGTTCTCTTTTTCTCTTATTGTTAAATTGTGCTGTGTTCAATAAAGtccattctattctattcttttgCCATGCGTCATCCCTACTTCGAAGTGCGGGCTCGCGCTTCGTCTCGGTCAATTACCCGCAttgtgtacttgcgccataagGGTTTCCAAAGTAAAGGAGCTAGGGTGCCATGCCATCGCTTCAGCCTAATGACTTCCACTGCAAGACAAAGACCTCTTCCAAGAATTTCTACGACTAGTCCTACGCTACCCGCATCCAAGTACTTTGTGGAGGATGTCATAATAGACAGTAAATAGGAGCGCCGCAAAATGCTCCCCCTACTTGTCACCTaaactaaaaaaataggtaaatcTCGAATGTTCCTATCAGCCGTAAAGAAGATATACTTGGAACCTGTAATTGCGCCATGTATTGGAAAGCTTTGGGAACTcatacagtacttattattattctgtgctcatACCAAGAAATATTAAGAGGAACGACAATAACAGATATTTCATGATTCATTCAAGTTTCAGTACTAAAATCTAGAAGCTATAATGAATTTTCACTCTAGTCACAAACAAGTGTGACTCATACATATAATAACTTCCATTGTGCAACAATTTTATCAGTAAATAACTTTGATATGAAATGAATGACTAACAACTTGATTTTTCGAGAAATTTACTAATCTTGTAGGTATTTCTAGAACCTTTTACCAATATCTAATCGATTATTTTGTTTATCTACTTTCGAAATCTGGCAAATGGTatcgaaatataaaatatgCCAAACATATAGGGCttcgaaaattaaatgtttgttaatCTAGGCAGTTTTTGGCACCTAGATGAGCGAGTTAGGTTAGGTGTCCACACTAGCGCAACGCTAATGTTGAGCATGACGCTAatgtttacataaacatgtgtgaAAACATTACAGAGCAATATGAATTGGTCTTACAATTTTAGAGGTACGTGTTAATATgttttaggcccggtttccaccaaagcggagaagTCTCGACCGTCaaacggcggcggcgcgcggagagctgtgcggagcggagaagagaagtggaaataatgaattctGATCGGTTATTCGAcacacttctctgctccgctccgctttgttGGAAACCGGGTCTTATTCATCCGAAAAAAAAACGCTTCAAGTGTGGTCACTTATGATTATGCTGAGGTTATCAGttgcctaattcacgtattttgacagtcaagacctcgctgacgttcagaagtcgtcccattgaaaaacagttctaaatcagTATTCCTAAgagtcatttcgatagaacgattactcgataggatcgcattcagcgatttgttgtcgttgaattattgtagttttgttacatgaatatggttacAGTTAGcgtattcacgtaacaaaacttcaacgataTGCAAGCGATTTGTCTCTTTTCGTATTTACGTGTTAGTCGCTTTCGATTTCGTTTGCGTATTTAATCGTTGCATCCGTGGTATTCACCTATTATCCATTTTGAAGTTTGGTACAAATGATTACCGTCAAatgacaaatcgctgagttggaATCCTAttgagtaatcgttctatcgaaacgACACTGTATACGGATTTAAGACCGTTTTGTacgagtaggcgcacaccgttgatttttagttggccgatagttgtgcccgattttaaattgtatgaagaatcggccaaatcgaatcggcgtagtgtgcgcactcccatacatgcccatactgatcaactgcccgactaaactatcggccgacgaaaaatcaacggtgtgcgcctactctaataggACGACTTCTAAACGTCAACGACATTTTGACTATTTTATAATACGTGAATAGGGCTGCGTTTCCACccgagatgtgcgaggatgcgtagcaaGGGATGTGTTTGagaagaaccaatagaatcgcttcatttaccgaAGCGaagtaaatgaagcgattctactGGTTTTTTGCAAACACAtacctcgcacatctctggtggaaatgCAGCCTTAGGCCACAGGCTTCTgaatagggatgttatggatatgtagtttcggttatggatacggttacggatataggaataatattataccggtttcggttacggttacggatatttttttatttcggatattcgAAAGTTTCGTTTACGGTTACAGATattatctgtgctttagaatgcaatttgcaatagttgtccaacacggtttattcatggccgcacactttacatcgaataaaaagtaataaaaaaatcaaaattgatactaaagcccggtccgtgaacacgtagaattttgttcaatgacccctagctacccatccttatcactcgcgcggaATTATGTTGCTatagcgctcgcacactcactgtggGTGCActtcgcacagtcgcgacaggctgttatgcctttacataattataattctatacaaaaaacaatttaaactgcctacatcggAAACTATCCGatacttttgaatcggttacggttacggatatccataacatcctgCTTCTGAGCCCTAGGTGAGTGAGTACCTTGGGGCAGTCTGCGGAGGCGCCGTTGCAGGTGGCTTCGCCCTCGCAGGCCGAGTGCGCGGCCTCGCGGCACACCACGCCCGGCGGCGCGAACACGCAGCCCGCGCAGCAAGGCGAGTTCTTGTCGCTGGCAAACACATAAAAATTGTAAAGCTTACCACCAAAACAGGAGTGACTACTACGACTCTAAAGTGtcgcgacgaagaagaagaataatatTAAGAAGATGAGTATTTCTTCCAAGTCGagtaataagtataaaaaaatgtagaggGCAAATGCAAgaaacacaatttttaactttatACCTTTGCTTGgactagttaggaggtaaaAAGTCAAAGTttccgccggctcaagggctccGGGCGGGTCCAACTAGTCCAAACAAAGGTACGATGTCAAAAATTGTAGGCATTTCTCTTCTTTCCTTGACTGCCCTATTGAGCACAAAAACTGAATCTTATACCATCAGATTGTTTAGAAGAAAATCATTAGACCGAACAATAAAAGGCGCGTGGGCGACAATGGACCGCATATTTCTATCACAAACACCCAATTTACCTGCAAACGGCGCCTTGGTTTTTCCTCAGTTTGCAGTTTTTATCGCAGCACATATCATTGTCTTCCGTacctaaaaaaaaacaagaagtAAAGTAACTAAAAAGTCGCCAGGGTTAAAGTCCCATACTTTACTAACTTTGAGAATAAGGTATCACCTAAGGTAAAGGTTACCTAATAATCCAGCGTCACACTCCTCGCCGCCTTCCACTCGCAGGTTGCCGCAGAAGCTCTCTTCGGGCTCGGAGAAGCATCGCCCGGATTTTGCTTGAAGCACCTTGCGAATCGATCGCAAGCTGCATGGGGAAAACCGCTGCGAACAATTAAAAAGTATCATTTATTTGTTTCTGGAAAAGGTTAtaactcgacttggcgggggcactgccgtgcccccagataactatgttattgtttaaaatttaaatattggaTAGTCATAATTGGCCTACAAAATCTTACTaaaacatatacagggtgtcccaaaaacaattgataaccctgtaaccatcgaatggcctcgccatgatctccctaacgtccatttttgaccccagtaaaaatatcaccgatttcaagatttttaagtttttgtgcatttttagaaaattgccacctgcgattactttttctcatgccatttctacaaatgaggatacttttcaatctagtttttttccttatcacaaaggatagttgggctatcaaaagaaaagatcaaagttcaacaaactagtttgaaagtatgaaaattttaagaaattgcagaagagaaggaaaaattaattcattgtcttgcacttttgatcagccatcgtgtaaaaaaaatgtaggaagaccatcgtgcccattaccttaaaaacttccttggttaattgagattctaaaaaggtatcacaagcctatgtatcctgtattatttttatcttatggctacttgaatagcaactagtatgaaaactgcaaaaatgagtttttctcgtaatagttaaactaggactgcatagtggcattaaatacaaatggataatttttagcgtaagaatttaaataaagcaacattttatcatcatcatcatcatcatttcagccgtaggacgtccactgctgaacataggcctgtaccctaatgattttcataatgaccgcttggtagcggcctgtatacagcaccttcctgcttatctttatgaggtcgtcggtccactttgtatgtggacgtcctacgatgcgctctccggtacgtagcctccacttgaaccctgctgcctcagttctgcgaactactgtgccttgccctttgccacttcagcttgctgatccgtcgggctatgtcagcgactttagttcgtttacaggtctcctaatttctgatacgatttcgtaaaatccacgtttccgagccgtgtatcatcacggacatctgtctataggcacatttataaggtgtgaaacaaaaaataagtaatcacaaaaacgcagaacggacggccaatggggcaacagggttcaaatggaggctacgtaccggaaagcgcatcgtaggacgtccacctacaaagtggaccgacgacctcataaaggtaagcaggaaggtgctggatgcaggccgctaccaagcggtcattatgtaaatcattggggtacaggcctatgttcagcagtggacgttctatggctgaaatgatgatgatgatgatgattaaatgttgctttattaaaattcctacgctaaaaattattcatttgtatttaatgccactatgcagtcctagtttaactattacgagaaaaactcatttttgcagttttcatactagttgctattcaagtagccataagataaaaataatacacgatacataggcttgtgatacctttttagaatctcaattaaccaagaaagtttttaaggtaatgggcacgatggtcttcctacattttttttacacgatggctgatcaaaagtgcaagacaatgaattaatttttcgttcttctctgcaatttcttaaaattttcatacatttaaactagtttgttgaacttaaatcttttcttttgatagcccaactatcccttgtgataaggaaaacaactagattgaaaagtatcctcatttgtagaaaacATTTGTAGAAaaggcatgagaaaaagtaatcgcaggtggcaattttctaaaaatacacaaaaacttaaaatcttgaaaacggtgatatttttactggggtcaaaattggacgttagggagaccatggcgaggcctatcgatggttacagggttatccattgtttttgggacaccctgtatgtattgtgttgtgtactaaataaataagatgcTATTTTCTGGTAGAACAAGCCCTatggtgtttatttatttttctttgcacGTGAGGCTGTGCAAATGGTGGGCTAGATGATTTTTTTCTACACAAAACATTGTTTCGTACGTGTTTTCCAACGGGTATGGAAAGCAAAAACATTGTTGATgcaaagaaaactatgtagggAAACAATGTTTTGGTATGTAGGGAAACAgtgtttggggtcattggacaaaattctacgtgctcacggaccaggctttagacaagTTTGTTTTTGTGGATTCTATGGGGCAAAACACGTGCTGGAGACCTTGCTTTATGTGAAGGCCAGACATTCGTATGACGCTACGCTATCTACTGCGAGGAGGCCGCCGAGCACTCGGCCACGTCGGGTCGTGCTCGGGGCCCAGTCGCGGCCGCACTACACTACACTGCGCGCACCTTGTTGTTGACGTCGTAGCCGCTGACGCTGTACGTGTACATGAGGTAGGAGCCGCCCTGGGACGAGGCGGGCGAGCACTCGGCCACGTCGGGTCGTGCTCGGGGCCAGTCGTGGCCGCACTACACTACACTGCGCGCACCTTGTTGTTGACGTCGTAGCCGCTGACGCTGTACGTGTACATGAGGTAGGAGCCGCCCTGGGACGAGGCGGGCGAGCACTCGGCCACGTCGGGTCGTGCTCGGGGCCAGTCGTGGCCGCACTACACTACACTGCGCGCACCTTGTTGTTGACGTCGTAGCCGCTGACGCTGTACGTGTACATGAGGTAGGAGCCGCCCTGGGACGAGGCGGGCGAGCACTCGGCCACGGCGGGTCGTGCTCGGGGCCCAGTCGTGGCCGCACTACACTACACTGCGCGCACCTTGTTGTTGACGTCGTAGCCGCTGACGCTGTACGTGTACATGAGGTAGGAGCCGCCCTGGGACGAGGCGGGCGAGCACTCGGCCACGTCGGGTCGTGCTCGGGGCCAGTCGTGGCCGCACTACACTACACTGCGCGCACCTTGTTGTTGACGTCGTAGCCGCTGACGCTGTACGTGTACATGAGGTAGGAGCCGCCCTGGGACGAGGCGGGCGAGCACTCGGCCACGTCGGGTCGTGCTCGGGGCCAGTCGTGGCCGCACTACACTACACTGCGCGCACCTTGTTGTTGACGTCGTAGCCGCTGACGCTGTACGTGTACATGAGGTAGGAGCCGCCCTGGGACGAGGCGGGCGAGCACTCGGCCACGTCGGGTCGTGCTCGGGGCCAGTCGTGGCCGCACTACACTACACTGCGCGCACCTTGTTGTTGACGTCGTAGCCGCTGACGCTGTACGTGTACATGAGGTAGGAGCCGCCCTGGGACGAGGCGGGCGAGCACTCGGCCACGTCGGGGTCGTGCTCGGAGCCCCAGTTGTGCCCGAACTCGTGCGCCGTCACCAGGTCCGCTTCGCGCGTGATGACTCGCTGGCAAATGGAATATGAATTCAGTTTGTTTGCAAGACATTAATCGACGTCATAAGAAAACGTGCCTCAGTACGTTAAATAGTGTCAGATTGTCCAGTGGGCCGAGTGCGAGTTTAAATCAAACgcgcgcgtttaaaaaatgtatgaaaattttagttcttgcacgtttccgctaggggcgctgtacaatccgtcatacatttaatgtaattttttgacgcgctcactaggcCCTCAGTAGGCTTGAGCCTAAGGCGACTATAAGGTTAAATAATAATCCGTCAGCAAACATCTGTAGTTATTATGGTGGCGGTAATTTCAATACGACAGTAATTTATGGCAACTTTTATTAGGAAACtcttaaataattatgaaatcaGTATTTATATTAAGCGCAAGTAACAATACAAGTAGAAAGATTATTGTAGAATAAAATGAGTCTTTTTTACCTGCCCATAGTGATTTCGGGACGAGCTCAATCCAGAGTTTAGGTACAATGTGTATCCATTCTTGAAGTATTCTGTaatgtttcaaaaaatattgacaaaatgTTCAGAGTTAATCTTTCTTGATTGACGAAGGTTAtgtataagaaaataaaatatatgataACAATGATTAGATAAAATAGAAATTGaactgaaaataaatttataaagcaaacaaatgaaaaagataaattacaaacaaatgacaataccataaacttaattaaaacttataaaaacaaaagcagtaaGCAACATAAAAACACTTACACTATTGCTCAACAACATAGCTGAAAACAGAAACACAAAATCATAATTACTAAACAGGAAACaacgtaaaataaaaaaaggtgGGGGCCCATAGAAAGatatcatatttttgaatacCTATGAAACTCAGGAGATGAAAATGGCTTAAGACAAGACAGATTCAAAATtcttcacattagaataaaataGACATACCAAACAAACTCTATGTTTAGAATACAATCACCCTCCATTAAATTTTCCATAGGATGaaatagaaattaatttacCAGGAGTGCAGATGCCACCAACAGAGTTACGTCGAGGCGAACCTACGTACGCCAAGCCTAGGATACCTCCTTCGAACTTGAGGTCGGTAAACAGGTGCGCCAGGCAGAAGTCTTTGTGCGAGTACTCGCGACTGAACAcctgaaattacatttttagtcatataataactaaaaaacagattttagttAGTCTTCGTTGAAAAATGCAGAGACAGAGAGTGGTGAACATTGAAACTTCTGTCATCCTACTAATAGTATCctattctactaatattataaattggaaaatttgtatggatgcctggatgtttgttactatttcacgcaaaaactactgaacagattttgatgaaactttacagtattacaaataggctacaatttaCATATGACGATCTGTGTCAAACTGAATTTCTACTAAAGGAAAAAGCTACTAaagatatatttattttatgccaCATTTAGAAGGGCCGCTTACATTTATGCAACAAAGAATATTTGTTCATTACCTCAAGGAGATTGCGCACATCCCACTTCTCTCGCACCATGTTGTAATGTGCTTCACCACCACGGACCCGAGTGGGCTCAGAATGGACCAGAATCTTCTTTATTACAAAACCCATGCCTTTGAATCCATCCATGTCCTACATAATAAGTCCATAGTTTATtgatctttaaaaaataaagtatcaAAGATCAGTGAGGAGAGtacaaataaacataaactAACCTGCCTGTCTTGCCACACTGTGTCATTGTAAATCTTATGAACTCTATCTATAAGGCTAATCTGTAAAAAAAGATTCCGTTTTAACATGTGTGTTACTCACCAAATAACctcttaaaataaatacctcttaACTTAGCAGTTACTTATACTTGCCAGTACACTTACCAAATAACTGATGGTGGTTTTGGTATTACTGGCACCCATttcttgaaaaaatctataatcTGCAACTAGCAATAAAGGACACCTAGTCTTTGTAGGAGTGTACTCATAGTCACTTTGTCTTTTAGTCCTCTTATGATTGCCATCATTTTCTTCATTTTTCATTTCCCTTAGTTTTCCATTATGTGAATCACCATTATGAGTGCTGGTGATGGTTTGGTTCAAATATTTGTCTTTTTCTAATTGCTCATGCCTTGAAACTTCTATATCGTCTTCTTCTAACTCTGAAAAGTTTCAATATAAAGTCAGTGGTGGTTAGTATTTAAAGTAaagaaactaatattataatcaaaAGAAAATAGAATGAGACACCTTTTCCTTCTTTAACGTATCCACAGACCCTGGGTTTGTTGCCAGTTTGACCATCAGACCAGCTGAACCGTATGTCTGAGGACTTGTATGTTATCATCGTTTTATCATCATGGTCTGGCAGATGTCGCCATGAGGGCTGGTGAACATAAACATCATATCATAAATTTTGCATTAGTTAATCCAGATAACTGCATAATTTAACTACAACATTATACCAAGCCTATTTACCTCTATATGATAAGTCTCATGAGGTGTGTGTATAATTCCAGTAATAACACCATCTTCCATGTGCAATTTTACATCAGATGACTTTTCACCAAACACTCTGCCAGTGTAGAAATTATCACGATCTGAAAATCATAGATATCAAATaagattattttctttattagtaagtaagcccttttcagggcacttacaCATGTCCCAGTtaaagcttgccctaccaccataTTAGGCAAACATAATATGTTGCTGAGAAGTCATCAAAAGgttgtgcaatttatttttcatacttaccAACATGAACAGTAGTTTCTTTCCCATCAGCATCAACTGAGTAAGCCTTAAAATTTGAATGTAGAACAGAGCTGTGCGGATGAAGAATTAATCGGAAGTCTTTTCCATGGGTCTTGAACTGCAGTTCCTTGATCGTGTTGAACGGATGGCTCGACAACTTAGCACCGCGTTTTACAATGTTGTGCTGAAGACTGTCCGCGTGTATAGTCTCGAAATACTTTAGATTATTATGTATAGAACCTATAACAATAAGATAATGTAAAAAACATAGTACTTTTCATGTAAGAAAGTAAGTTTACGATACTTACATTCGAAATTCCCCATCAAGGTGGAAATCATTAATGCAGTAAATAAACTCCAATTTTTATAACCATGCA
The Ostrinia nubilalis chromosome 16, ilOstNubi1.1, whole genome shotgun sequence DNA segment above includes these coding regions:
- the LOC135079307 gene encoding ADAM 17-like protease, giving the protein MHGYKNWSLFTALMISTLMGNFECSIHNNLKYFETIHADSLQHNIVKRGAKLSSHPFNTIKELQFKTHGKDFRLILHPHSSVLHSNFKAYSVDADGKETTVHVDRDNFYTGRVFGEKSSDVKLHMEDGVITGIIHTPHETYHIEPSWRHLPDHDDKTMITYKSSDIRFSWSDGQTGNKPRVCGYVKEGKELEEDDIEVSRHEQLEKDKYLNQTITSTHNGDSHNGKLREMKNEENDGNHKRTKRQSDYEYTPTKTRCPLLLVADYRFFQEMGASNTKTTISYLISLIDRVHKIYNDTVWQDRQDMDGFKGMGFVIKKILVHSEPTRVRGGEAHYNMVREKWDVRNLLEVFSREYSHKDFCLAHLFTDLKFEGGILGLAYVGSPRRNSVGGICTPEYFKNGYTLYLNSGLSSSRNHYGQRVITREADLVTAHEFGHNWGSEHDPDVAECSPASSQGGSYLMYTYSVSGYDVNNKRFSPCSLRSIRKVLQAKSGRCFSEPEESFCGNLRVEGGEECDAGLLGTEDNDMCCDKNCKLRKNQGAVCSDKNSPCCAGCVFAPPGVVCREAAHSACEGEATCNGASADCPKAPAIADEHECAERGRCRNGTCVPYCETQGMHSCMCDIVADACKRCCRKSLNKTCFPVAHNDILPDGTPCIQGFCNKGVCEKTIQDVVERFWDIIEDININNVLGFLRDNIVGVVVLVTAFVWIPASCVISYVDRRRQRQHQKYLEWERQHDLVHPSSPRKIIHTRLPKQKPPSMKTVIQGTSQI